The DNA sequence GTCTGCCTGGCCCAGAAACTCAAGGCCAATCCCCAACCCTACGGAAGCGGAGTGGTGATCAGGACCATATATCATCAGGAGATTTATGACGCCGGGGTAAAATTTTTGAAACAAATAAATTATTCCGGCATTTGCGATATCGAATTCATGCGCAACTGGAACACTGGGGAGTTCCAGTTCATAGAGTTTAATCCCCGCTACGGACTGGGACAGAGGGTGTCGCAAATGGCCGGGGTCAGCCTGGCCGAAATTGCCGTTGAAATGGCTATGGGATCCCGACCCTCAGATATCAAGATTGCTGAGCCGGGCTTCTACTGGGTCTATTTTGATGAATGGATCAAGGAACGATTGATGCCTTGGCGAAATTCGTTTACAAGGTCATTGCGCACCCCAAGCAATACGGCAAAAATATTCGATATCAGGGATTGCCAGCCGGAGTTGCGGCATGTAAGGAACCTACTCTTGTTAAAAATTAAACGCAGGGGGAATATTTTCCCCGGTTTTTCAGGAAAACTGCAAAATAATTAAGGTGGGTTTTGAATAGTTTGGAAAAATACTGGCATAATAGATTTGACCGGCTGGCAACTGAGAATATTCCGGATTGGCAAAAGGCAAGCTGGTGGTACGAGTATATTATTGAAAACCAAAAAAGATTTATCGAATCCGGCCTAAGGAAATATTCTGCTGGTAAAAAACTGTTGATAGCAGATATCGGATGCGGGCCGGGCATAAATATTGAGCAACTGACCAAACTAAGGCATCGAATAATGGGGCTTGACTTCTCTATTAACGAACTTAGGTCAGTAAAAACACGGGGACATTATGCTGATTGCCAGCTGATTGGCGGTGATGCATCGCTGTTGCCGCTAAAGCCAAATATTTTTGACGCAGCTCTATTTTTAGGCGTTATGCAGACGGCTGACGATCCCGAACGTCAGATCCATCAGCTTGCCGGGGTTTTAAAACCCGGAGGTATGCTACTGCTGTCCGCCTTGCGCCAGCACTCGCTTTGGGAACTGCCCTTTTGGCCGATTTATATACTATCCCGGCAGGGTTATTATCCCTGGCTGGCAAGCCGAAATACAGGTATCATTAAAAGCAGAAAATATCTGTTGCCCCGGCCCGGTGATGATCAGAACCAAAGATTAAGAAGGTATCCCCAGGGGAATATAAAATCCTGGCTCGCCAATGCCGGTTTTCATAAAATATCTTTTAAATATGACGGACCGGTGGAATATATACCGCATCTATCCAACTCAATAATGATATATGTCAGCGCTTTTAAAAAATAACGGCGGGATAAAAATATATAATTGCCCGGATGATCTTCCCCAAGAGTGGGATCAGGCCTATCCAGAACAGGATGTTTTTAGCAAGAGGTGCATTCTTCAGCATCTGTTTTTGAGCAGCCCCCTTAAACAAAATTATTTTTGGCTGGAAAAACCCGGAGAAAAACCGCTGGCTGGACCCGTGTGCCAACCAATGCTTCCTTTTACCTTGGGGCCAATTACCGTACATAGACCAGCGACAGTCTGTTCCCTGCCAATTCCGTTCAGCACCATGCCGGGGTTCTCTGATGCCGGCCGGGTAAAAGATGTTGCTGAGGCAATGAATTGTTTCCGCGGAGGTTTCCAGTTGATAAGCGGGCTTCGAGAACGGGGGCCGGAAGTCAAGGGCTGGTCATGGCGAAGACACTTTCCTACGGTTGATTTCGACATCCGGTGGAGTTCTTTTGCCCAATACCTAGAGAGCTTCCGTTCAGATTATAAATCCAGAATAGCGGATAGTCTGAGAATGGGAAGTAATTTAAGGCCTTCCATCATCCCGCCCGACAGGCTTGATGAAAAAACATATTCTTTATATGTAGATGTTGCCCGGAGATATCGCTCAATTG is a window from the Candidatus Edwardsbacteria bacterium genome containing:
- a CDS encoding class I SAM-dependent methyltransferase, which translates into the protein MNSLEKYWHNRFDRLATENIPDWQKASWWYEYIIENQKRFIESGLRKYSAGKKLLIADIGCGPGINIEQLTKLRHRIMGLDFSINELRSVKTRGHYADCQLIGGDASLLPLKPNIFDAALFLGVMQTADDPERQIHQLAGVLKPGGMLLLSALRQHSLWELPFWPIYILSRQGYYPWLASRNTGIIKSRKYLLPRPGDDQNQRLRRYPQGNIKSWLANAGFHKISFKYDGPVEYIPHLSNSIMIYVSAFKK
- a CDS encoding GNAT family N-acetyltransferase, with protein sequence MSALLKNNGGIKIYNCPDDLPQEWDQAYPEQDVFSKRCILQHLFLSSPLKQNYFWLEKPGEKPLAGPVCQPMLPFTLGPITVHRPATVCSLPIPFSTMPGFSDAGRVKDVAEAMNCFRGGFQLISGLRERGPEVKGWSWRRHFPTVDFDIRWSSFAQYLESFRSDYKSRIADSLRMGSNLRPSIIPPDRLDEKTYSLYVDVARRYRSIVLPRQFFTKFPGKNYILGLELDNSVLAWAFLVPQGRYLYFLFGGFNDQSNEEYSIYNNLLLAIIRFSIENKFDKVNLGQTAELSKMRIGGYPRERFLLVRHTNCLINQIIKKTDIFSYRKKYPTPNVFKNNEK